A section of the Telopea speciosissima isolate NSW1024214 ecotype Mountain lineage chromosome 3, Tspe_v1, whole genome shotgun sequence genome encodes:
- the LOC122653530 gene encoding abietadienol/abietadienal oxidase codes for MGEKYFVTWSFFIAIIFSTVLFAKYLRHKVKRIGRDISKLPPGRRGWPLFGDSFGWYSAVASSHPPRFVEDQVKRFGRIFSCSLFGRLAVVSADPTFNRFIMQNEGKLFQSSYPKSFRDLVGKNGLITMQGEQQRKLHGMAVNMMRFERLKFHFLKDIQMVMLQTLNFHDGQVILLEDTCRKVAIHLMVNQLLGVSNESEINEMAQLFSDFADGCLSFPIKLPGFAYGNAMQAREIIIKKINRTIEKIRQQPTSEVGNGMLGRILEEENLPDDAIADFIINLLFAGNETTAKTMLFAVYYLTQSPMALKQLMEEHDSLQGTSNEDMLTWEDYKNMPFTQCVIDETLRLGGIAIWLLREAKEEISYQDYIIPKGCFVVPFLSAVHLDESFYEDSLRFDPWRWLDPENQAKRNWRTSPFYAPFGGGARFCPGAELARLQIALFLHYFVTKYRWRQLKEDRMSFFPSARLVNGFQICIDMRTDEVAIK; via the exons ATGGGAGAAAAGTATTTTGTAACATGGTCTTTTTTTATTGCAATAATATTCTCAACTGTTTTATTCGCTAAATATCTACGACATAAGGTAAAAAGAATTGGTAGAGACATTTCCAAATTGCCACCTGGGAGAAGAGGTTGGCCATTATTTGGTGATAGTTTTGGCTGGTACAGTGCCGTAGCAAGTTCTCATCCACCTCGTTTTGTTGAAGACCAGGTTAAAAG gtttggaaggatattctcaTGTAGCCTGTTTGGTAGATTGGCTGTTGTCTCAGCTGATCcaaccttcaaccgctttataaTGCAAAATGAAGGCAAATTATTCCAATCAAGTTATCCCAAGTCTTTTAGAGATTTGGTTGGAAAAAATGGGTTGATCACTATGCAAGGAGAGCAACAAAGGAAACTACATGGGATGGCTGTGAACATGATGAGGTTTGAGCGGCTCAAGTTTCATTTCTTAAAGGACATTCAGATGGTTATGCTTCAGACCTTGAATTTCCATGATGGTCAAGTCATTCTTCTTGAGGATACTTGCAGAAAG GTGGCTATTCATCTGATGGTTAATCAACTACTGGGAGTATCAAATGAATCAGAAATAAATGAGATGGCCCAACTATTCTCGGACTTTGCAGATGGTTGTCTTTCATTTCCCATCAAATTGCCTGGTTTTGCTTACGGCAATGCAATGCAG GCAAGGGAAATTATCATTAAAAAGATCAACAGGACAATAGAGAAAATCAGACAACAACCAACATCAGAAGTTGGTAATGGCATGCTTGGGAGAATACTGGAGGAAGAAAACCTACCAGACGATGCTATTGCGGACTTTATTATCAACTTACTATTTGCTGGGAATGAAACAACGGCAAAAACTATGCTTTTTGCTGTATATTATCTCACTCAATCTCCCATGGCACTGAAGCAGTTAATG GAAGAACATGATAGCCTGCAAGGAACTTCTAATGAAGACATGCTTACTTGGGAAGATTACAAAAATATGCCATTCACTCAATGC GTTATTGATGAGACACTTCGACTGGGTGGGATTGCAATATGGCTGTTGAGAGAggcaaaagaagaaatttcctACCAAG ATTACATCATTCCAAAAGGGTGTTTTGTAGTTCCCTTTCTTTCAGCAGTTCACTTGGATGAAAGCTTTTACGAGGATTCTCTCAGGTTTGATCCTTGGAGATGGCTAGACCCTGAGAATCAG GCAAAGAGAAACTGGAGAACCAGCCCTTTCTATGCTCCCTTTGGAGGAGGTGCTCGCTTTTGTCCTGGAGCTGAATTGGCTCGTCTTCAAATTGCTCTCTTTCTCCATTACTTTGTGACCAAATACag GTGGAGGCAACTGAAGGAGGATCGTATGTCTTTCTTTCCTTCAGCTCGGCTAGTGAATGGCTTCCAAATCTGCATAGATATGCGGACAGATGAGGTTGCAATAAAATGA